Proteins found in one Gopherus flavomarginatus isolate rGopFla2 chromosome 18, rGopFla2.mat.asm, whole genome shotgun sequence genomic segment:
- the GEMIN7 gene encoding gem-associated protein 7, translating to MKVPVSVIRLPHGPDGTSRGFDPNSPRYQALSPISISTMGCGNEADLEREQQARVALREQYLRSLIAMVGHTIHFTMYERVNVSAFFDASDIDILNFQVSDLQTPLGVHREALLRCSDIISYTFEL from the coding sequence ATGAAGGTGCCAGTCAGCGTGATCCGCCTGCCCCATGGGCCGGATGGCACAAGCCGTGGCTTTGACCCCAACTCCCCTCGGTACCAGGCTCTGAGCCCCATCAGCATCTCCACTATGGGCTGTGGGAATGAGGCAGATCTGGAACGGGAGCAGCAGGCCCGCGTGGCTCTGCGGGAGCAGTACCTGCGCAGCCTGATTGCCATGGTTGGCCACACCATCCACTTCACAATGTACGAAAGAGTCAACGTCTCGGCCTTCTTCGACGCCTCAGACATCGACATCTTGAACTTCCAGGTGTCTGACCTGCAGACCCCACTGGGTGTGCACAGGGAGGCGCTGCTCCGCTGCTCGGACATCATCTCCTACACCTTCGAGCTGTGA
- the CLASRP gene encoding CLK4-associating serine/arginine rich protein isoform X1 yields the protein MWHEARKHERKLRGMMVDYKKRAERRREYYEKIKKDPAQFLQVHGRACKVHLDSAVALAAESPVNMMPWQGDTNNMIDRFDVRAHLDYIPMYTPPLLNPISPEQESDERKCNYERYRGLVQNDFAGISEEQCLYQIYIDELYGGLQKPNEDEKKKLAEKKASIGYTYEDSTVAELENSLEKRGDEEDSEEDSNTDEDEVIPDIDVEVDVDELNQEQVADLNKQATTYGMAEGDFVRMLRKDKEEAEAIKHAKALEEEKAMYSGRRSRRQRREFREKRLKGRKISPPSYARRDSPTYDPYKRSPSESSSESRSLSRSPSPGQEEKITFITSFGGSDEEAAAAQAGGVPGKAVSLGKPRSTQVHQGSAAAGHSASSRRHSSSSSSSLSSSSSSSSRSSSRSHRAGGHHHRSSRYCRSHSRRYSRSRSRSRRYSGGGSRDGRRRSRSHSADRGRRYSSRRRSRSHSRSGERYRRSGRAGRHWSSSRSSRSASDSRSRSRSASPAREKLLRPGASPAVGEKLKKADTAGGKETGAAKPKLTPQEKLKLRMQKALNRQFKADKKAAQEKMMQQEHERQEREDELRAMARKIRMKERERREKEREEWERQYSRQSRSPSPRYSREYGSSRRRSRSRSRSPHYRH from the exons AAAAAGGACCCAGCTCAGTTCCTCCAAGTGCATGGCCGGGCGTGTAAGGTCCACTTGGATTCTGCCGTTGCTCTTGCAGCTGAAAGTCCTGTCAACAT GATGCCCTGGCAAGGGGACACGAACAACATGATTGACCGGTTTGATGTGCGAGCTCACCTGGACTACATTCCCATGTACACCCCACCACTGCTCAACCCAAT CTCTCCTGAGCAGGAGTCGGACGAGAGGAAATGTAACTACGAGCGCTACAGGGGTCTGGTGCAGAACGACTTCGCTGGCA TCTCGGAGGAGCAGTGTCTCTATCAGATCTATATTGATGAGCTCTATGGGGGACTCCAGAAGCCCAATGAGGATGAGAAAAAGAA GCTCGCGGAGAAGAAGGCCTCGATTGGCTACACATATGAGGACAGCACCGTAGCTGAGCTTGAGAACTCCTTGGAGAAGCGGGGAGACGAGGAGGACTCTGAGGAGGACAGCAACACGGATGAGGACGAAGTCATTCCGGATATCG ATGTGGAAGTTGATGTGGATGAGTTAAATCAGGAGCAGGTGGCTGACCTGAATAAACAGGCGACCACGTATGGGATGGCTGAGGGGGACTTCGTCAG GATGCTGCGGAAGGACAAAGAGGAGGCAGAAGCCATTAAACACGCCAAAGCCCTCGAGGAGGAGAAAGCCATGTACTCG GGCCGTCGCTCTCGCAGACAGAGGAGGGAGTTTAGAGAGAAGCgcttaaaaggaagaaaaatcagCCCTCCCAG CTATGCGAGGAGAGACAGCCCCACATACGATCCCTACAAACG GTCACCTTCAGAATCCAGCTCCGAATCCCGCTCGCTCTCTCGCTCGCCTTCCCCAGGCCAAGAAGAGAAGATCACGTTCATCACCAGCTTTGGGGGCAGTGACGAGGAAGCAGCCGCTGCTCAAGCCGGAGGAGTCCCTGGGAAAGCTGTCTCCCTTGGCAAGCCGCGCTCCACCCAAGTGCATCAGGGCAGCGCTGCGGCAGGTCATAGCGCCTCGTCCCG GAGacactcctcttcctcttcctcatccctaTCCTCCTCGTCCTCTTCGAGCTCCCGCTCCAGCTCCCGCTCCCACCGAGCCGGTGGGCACCACCACCGGTCCAGCCGGTACTGCCGCTCCCACAGCCGACGGTATTCCCGCTCCCGCAGCAGGAGCCGGCGCTACTCCGGAGGGGGCTCACGGGATGGCCGCCGGCGCTCCAGATCACACTCAGCTGATCGGGGCCGCCGGTACAGCTCCCGTCGCAGGTCCAG GAGCCATTCCCGGTCCGGGGAGCGCTATCGCCGGAGCGGCCGAGCAGGGAGACACTGGAGTAGCAGTCGGAGCAGCAGGAGTGCCAGCGATTCACGAAGCCGCAGCAGATCAGCTTCTCCAgcaagagagaaactgctgaggcctggagcttcCCCAGCCGTGGGGGAGAAACTGAAAAA GGCTGACACTGCTGGTGGTAAAGAGACAGGAGCTGCCAAA CCAAAGCTGACTCCGCAGGAGAAGCTGAAGTTGCGAATGCAGAAGGCTCTCAACAGGCAGT ttaAAGCTGACAAAAAGGCAGCACAAGAGAAGATGATGCAGCAGGAACATGAAAGGCAG GAGCGAGAAGACGAGCTGCGAGCCATGGCCCGGAAGATCCGAATGAA ggagagagagaggcgagAGAAGGAGCGGGAAGAATGGGAAAGGCAATACAGTAGGCAGAGCCGCTCCCCATCCCCACGATACA GTCGGGAATATGGTTCCTCCAGGAG GCGTTCACGCTCCCGGTCCAGAAGCCCTCACTACCGCCATTAG
- the CLASRP gene encoding CLK4-associating serine/arginine rich protein isoform X2, translating into MWHEARKHERKLRGMMVDYKKRAERRREYYEKIKKDPAQFLQVHGRACKVHLDSAVALAAESPVNMMPWQGDTNNMIDRFDVRAHLDYIPMYTPPLLNPISPEQESDERKCNYERYRGLVQNDFAGISEEQCLYQIYIDELYGGLQKPNEDEKKKLAEKKASIGYTYEDSTVAELENSLEKRGDEEDSEEDSNTDEDEVIPDIDVEVDVDELNQEQVADLNKQATTYGMAEGDFVRMLRKDKEEAEAIKHAKALEEEKAMYSGRRSRRQRREFREKRLKGRKISPPSYARRDSPTYDPYKRSPSESSSESRSLSRSPSPGQEEKITFITSFGGSDEEAAAAQAGGVPGKAVSLGKPRSTQVHQGSAAAGHSASSRRHSSSSSSSLSSSSSSSSRSSSRSHRAGGHHHRSSRYCRSHSRRYSRSRSRSRRYSGGGSRDGRRRSRSHSADRGRRYSSRRRSRSHSRSGERYRRSGRAGRHWSSSRSSRSASDSRSRSRSASPAREKLLRPGASPAVGEKLKKADTAGGKETGAAKVTKADSAGEAEVANAEGSQQAV; encoded by the exons AAAAAGGACCCAGCTCAGTTCCTCCAAGTGCATGGCCGGGCGTGTAAGGTCCACTTGGATTCTGCCGTTGCTCTTGCAGCTGAAAGTCCTGTCAACAT GATGCCCTGGCAAGGGGACACGAACAACATGATTGACCGGTTTGATGTGCGAGCTCACCTGGACTACATTCCCATGTACACCCCACCACTGCTCAACCCAAT CTCTCCTGAGCAGGAGTCGGACGAGAGGAAATGTAACTACGAGCGCTACAGGGGTCTGGTGCAGAACGACTTCGCTGGCA TCTCGGAGGAGCAGTGTCTCTATCAGATCTATATTGATGAGCTCTATGGGGGACTCCAGAAGCCCAATGAGGATGAGAAAAAGAA GCTCGCGGAGAAGAAGGCCTCGATTGGCTACACATATGAGGACAGCACCGTAGCTGAGCTTGAGAACTCCTTGGAGAAGCGGGGAGACGAGGAGGACTCTGAGGAGGACAGCAACACGGATGAGGACGAAGTCATTCCGGATATCG ATGTGGAAGTTGATGTGGATGAGTTAAATCAGGAGCAGGTGGCTGACCTGAATAAACAGGCGACCACGTATGGGATGGCTGAGGGGGACTTCGTCAG GATGCTGCGGAAGGACAAAGAGGAGGCAGAAGCCATTAAACACGCCAAAGCCCTCGAGGAGGAGAAAGCCATGTACTCG GGCCGTCGCTCTCGCAGACAGAGGAGGGAGTTTAGAGAGAAGCgcttaaaaggaagaaaaatcagCCCTCCCAG CTATGCGAGGAGAGACAGCCCCACATACGATCCCTACAAACG GTCACCTTCAGAATCCAGCTCCGAATCCCGCTCGCTCTCTCGCTCGCCTTCCCCAGGCCAAGAAGAGAAGATCACGTTCATCACCAGCTTTGGGGGCAGTGACGAGGAAGCAGCCGCTGCTCAAGCCGGAGGAGTCCCTGGGAAAGCTGTCTCCCTTGGCAAGCCGCGCTCCACCCAAGTGCATCAGGGCAGCGCTGCGGCAGGTCATAGCGCCTCGTCCCG GAGacactcctcttcctcttcctcatccctaTCCTCCTCGTCCTCTTCGAGCTCCCGCTCCAGCTCCCGCTCCCACCGAGCCGGTGGGCACCACCACCGGTCCAGCCGGTACTGCCGCTCCCACAGCCGACGGTATTCCCGCTCCCGCAGCAGGAGCCGGCGCTACTCCGGAGGGGGCTCACGGGATGGCCGCCGGCGCTCCAGATCACACTCAGCTGATCGGGGCCGCCGGTACAGCTCCCGTCGCAGGTCCAG GAGCCATTCCCGGTCCGGGGAGCGCTATCGCCGGAGCGGCCGAGCAGGGAGACACTGGAGTAGCAGTCGGAGCAGCAGGAGTGCCAGCGATTCACGAAGCCGCAGCAGATCAGCTTCTCCAgcaagagagaaactgctgaggcctggagcttcCCCAGCCGTGGGGGAGAAACTGAAAAA GGCTGACACTGCTGGTGGTAAAGAGACAGGAGCTGCCAAAGTCA CCAAAGCTGACTCCGCAGGAGAAGCTGAAGTTGCGAATGCAGAAGGCTCTCAACAGGCAGTGTAA